The genomic interval GAATCCGAGGGCGTCGACGAGGTCGTGGTGGCCGACCTGGACGGGGCGCGGGCCCGGGAGGCGGCCGGCTGGGCGGCGGCCAGGTCCGGGAGCAACGGGACCGCCCAGGTCAGCGGCCTCACCCTGGACGCCGGCGACCCCGAGGCGCTGCGGCGGGCCTTCGACGGCGCCGACGTGGTCTGCAACTGCGCCGTGTACGCCCTCAACCTGCCGGTGATGGAGGCCTGCCTCGACGCCGGGACCCACTACGTCGACCTGGGCGGCCTGTTCCACACCACCCGCAGGCAGCTGGCCCTGCACGACCGGTTCGTGGCCGCCGGGGTCACGGCCGTGGTCGGGATGGGCGGCAGCCCCGGCATCACCAACGTGCTGGCGGCGCTGGCCGCCCGCGGGCTGGACACCGTTGAGGAGGTCGAGGTCCGCCTGGGCGTGGCCGACTTCGCCCCCTCCAGCGCCCCCGTGCCCGTGCCGTACGCCATCCAGACGATCCTCGACGAGTTCGCCGTCCCGGCGGTCACCTTCCGCGACGGCCGGCTGGTCGAGGTGCCGGCCATGAGCGAGCAGGAGGAGCTCGACTTCCCGCCGCCGGTGGGGCGGGTCCGGGTCGGGCACACGCTGCACTCGGAGATCGCGACCCTGCCGCTGCACTTCGCCGACCGCGGGATCCGGTCGGTGTCGTTCAAGGTCGGCTTCCCGGCCGACTTCATGGACAAGCTGACCCTCCTGACGGCGCTCGGCCTTGCCGATACCTCTCCGGTCGAGCTGCCGAGCGGCACGGTGGTCCCGCGCGAGCTGCTCGTCCACGCCATCACCACGACCGCCACCACGCCCGGCCCCGAGGCCGCCCCGGACGACGCCGAGGCGATCTGGGTCCGGGTGCGAGGGCGACGGGCCGGACCGTCGGGGGATCCGGCCCTCGCCCCTCGCGAAGCATCCCCTGACCTCCTGGGCGCTCCGGTCGAGCGGCTGGCCGAGCTCGTGGTCCGGCCCCACCCGGCCTGGCAGGCCGGCAGCGGCCAGCTCGACACCGGCGTGCCGCCCAGCATCGTCGCCCAGCTCCTGGCGGCCAAGGTGATCGACCGGCCGGGCGTGCTCGCCCCCGAGGACGCCGTCCCGCCCGAGCCCTTCCTGGCCGAGCTGGCAACCCGCAACATGGAGGTCACGCTGATCACCCGCGAGAGGGGTCGAAGCCTCGGCGCAGCCGCGGGGGGTTCGGGGGGCGCAGCGTAGCGGAGCTCCCCGATGGATCAGGCCAACGACGACCCGAGGAAGAGGTGTTCCGAATGTCGATGCCGCAGGAGCGGAAACTGGCCGGTGCCGTCCCGGGGCCGGGCAGCCAGGCCCTGGAGGAGCGGCGGCGCAGGGCGGTGGCCCGGGGCGTGGCCACCATGACGCCGGTGTACGCGGCGGCCGCCCACGGCGCGGTCATCGAGGACGTCGACGGCAACCGCTTCATCGACTTCACCGGCGGCCTCGGGGTGCTGAACGCCGGCCACACCCCGCCGTCGGTCACCCAGGCGGTCAAGGACCAGGTCGAGCGCTACCTCCACACCTGCCAGCACGCGGTGATGAACGAGCCGTACGTGGCCGTCGCCGAGGCCCTCAACCGGATCACCCCCGGCGACCACGACAAGCGGACCCTGCTGGTGAACTCGGGGGCCGAGGCGACCGAGAACGTGGTCAAGATCGCCCGGGCCGCCACCGGCCGCCCCGGGGTGGTCGTGTTCGACAACGCCTTCCACGGCCGCACCCTGCTGGCCCTGGCCATGACCGGCAAGGTCACCCCCTACAAGCAGGGCTACCAGCCGTTCCCGAGCGAGATCTACCGGATGCCCTACCCCTACTGCTACCGCTGCCCCTTCCACCTCGACCACTCCACCTGTGGTCTGGCCTGCGCCGACTACGTCGAGGAGGAGATCAAGGTCCACGTCGGGCCCCAGAACGTGGCCTGCCTGATCGTGGAGCCGGTCCAGGGCGAGGGCGGCTTCATCGCCCCGCCGCCCGGCTGGCTGGAGCGGATCG from Actinomycetota bacterium carries:
- the gabT gene encoding 4-aminobutyrate--2-oxoglutarate transaminase; this encodes MSMPQERKLAGAVPGPGSQALEERRRRAVARGVATMTPVYAAAAHGAVIEDVDGNRFIDFTGGLGVLNAGHTPPSVTQAVKDQVERYLHTCQHAVMNEPYVAVAEALNRITPGDHDKRTLLVNSGAEATENVVKIARAATGRPGVVVFDNAFHGRTLLALAMTGKVTPYKQGYQPFPSEIYRMPYPYCYRCPFHLDHSTCGLACADYVEEEIKVHVGPQNVACLIVEPVQGEGGFIAPPPGWLERIADMCRRLEIPFVADEVQSGFGRTGTLYATEQHPGVEPDFTLSAKSIAAGLPLAAVTGRAELMDAPGPGGLGGTYGGNPLACVAALATIELFEQGDLLERARRMGETLDGRLRELGERHRIVGEVRGLGAMMAMELVTDRQTKEPARQETSQVVAEAARNGLLTLKAGIHDNVVRILAPLVMEERLLAEGLDILDQALATASA
- a CDS encoding saccharopine dehydrogenase NADP-binding domain-containing protein translates to MRVVVVGGAGAMGRWTVRDLTESEGVDEVVVADLDGARAREAAGWAAARSGSNGTAQVSGLTLDAGDPEALRRAFDGADVVCNCAVYALNLPVMEACLDAGTHYVDLGGLFHTTRRQLALHDRFVAAGVTAVVGMGGSPGITNVLAALAARGLDTVEEVEVRLGVADFAPSSAPVPVPYAIQTILDEFAVPAVTFRDGRLVEVPAMSEQEELDFPPPVGRVRVGHTLHSEIATLPLHFADRGIRSVSFKVGFPADFMDKLTLLTALGLADTSPVELPSGTVVPRELLVHAITTTATTPGPEAAPDDAEAIWVRVRGRRAGPSGDPALAPREASPDLLGAPVERLAELVVRPHPAWQAGSGQLDTGVPPSIVAQLLAAKVIDRPGVLAPEDAVPPEPFLAELATRNMEVTLITRERGRSLGAAAGGSGGAA